A DNA window from Anaerolineales bacterium contains the following coding sequences:
- a CDS encoding triose-phosphate isomerase — protein SAGPCQRGFSGSSERSGASGKLFEAAQRKVRAAVGSRLAAIVCVGETPQECEAEESAQVVGRRLGAALAGVGGAGLRVRDRQ, from the coding sequence TCGGCTGGCCCATGCCAGCGGGGTTTCTCAGGTTCGTCCGAACGGAGCGGGGCTTCCGGAAAGCTGTTCGAGGCTGCCCAGCGCAAGGTGCGCGCCGCCGTCGGTTCCAGACTGGCGGCGATTGTCTGCGTCGGGGAGACGCCCCAGGAGTGCGAGGCAGAGGAGTCGGCGCAGGTCGTTGGGCGCCGATTGGGAGCGGCCCTGGCCGGCGTCGGCGGTGCAGGCCTTAGGGTGAGGGATCGGCAGTGA